The following are encoded in a window of Uloborus diversus isolate 005 unplaced genomic scaffold, Udiv.v.3.1 scaffold_393, whole genome shotgun sequence genomic DNA:
- the LOC129233411 gene encoding myb-like protein AA encodes MDFIELNPTDDEHEQFFVEQQNDENDGRQSTTTTTTNPTDDQFFVEQQNDGRQSTSTGKRIKSSSLSDLKLKFKIARFNDERKCSVKSLYHCATYCPQQQQQQQQQQQQQQMIFVEFVVQPPPEQGEQIESLSATNDVLSSSSSSFTMYDQISPVTNDVPLTSTSVTMYEPISPANITEDVPSTSSSISMYEPISPANNNTNATEYGSSLEFQPKTPLIDLSIFSEDWLNGDDIDFNNLDIINF; translated from the exons atggatTTTATTGAACTCAACCCGACAGACGATGAACACGAACAATTTTTCGTGGAgcaacaaaatgatgaaaatgatggACGACAAtctaccaccaccaccaccaccaaccCTACAGACGACCAATTTTTCGTGGAGCAACAAAATGATGGACGACAATCTACTAGCACCGGAAAAAG aattaaatcgTCGAGTTTATCcgatttgaaactgaaatttaaaattgcaagGTTCAACGATGAAAGAAAATGTTCCGTGAAAAGTCTTTATCATTGTGCCACATATTGTcctcagcagcagcagcagcaacaacaacaacaacaacaacaacaaatgatATTCGTCGAATTTGTCGTACAACCACCACCAGAACAAGGAGAGCAAATCGAATCTTTGAGTGCTACCAATGACGttctttcatcatcatcatcatctttcaCCATGTATGATCAGATATCTCCTGTCACGAATGACGTTCCTTTAACATCAACATCGGTCACCATGTACGAACCGATATCTCCTGCTAACATCACGGAAGACGTTCCTTCAACATCATCTTCGATCTCCATGTACGAACCGATATCACCTgctaataataatactaatgcTACGGAATACGGATCAAGTCTAGAATTTCAACCCAAAACACCACTAATAGATTTGTCTATATTTTCGGAAGACTGGTTGAATGGTGATGACATCGATTTTAACAATCttgatattattaatttttga